In Sphingobacterium sp. SYP-B4668, the sequence GCTTGTAAACCACAAACCGGAGGTATTATTGGATAATGCCAAGAGTGCCAACGGCCTTTTGACTGTGGGTACGGATTTGCTGGTACTTGCTGGGCCAGAGTTATGGAAAGTTAATCCCTTGACAAAAGAGACTGTCGTGATAGCCAAAGGATTTGAACACGGTGGCGATGGTATTGAAGCAGTCGGAAATGGCGACTATATCGTGACGTGCTGGGCGGGTGTGATATACTACGTAAAGGCCAATGGTAATTTTGAGAAGATGCTGGATGTGCAGGGACAATTCAACACAGCAGATTTGGGATATGATGCTCAGAAAAGAATTGTATATATACCGACTTTTAATGGGAATAGCGTAATCTCTTATCGACTTGATTAATAGGTTTTTATGTTTTATTTAAAAAGGTGTGTCCTGCCTGATATAGGATTGAACATACCGTCATGAATACTTGTATATAGGCTCAAGTTTATCTAAGTTTGTGGAACAAATTCCAGCTATGAATACGGAGACCCTATACGATTTATATTTGAAGCATCCTTATGTATCTACTGATACACGGAATATCCTACCTGGAGGAATATTCTTTGCTTTGCGAGGTGCTAATTTTAATGGAAATACATTCGCCGATCAAGCATTGGCAGGAGGGGCCAGTTACGTGGTCATTGATGATGCGGCATTCGCGAAGGACGAACGCTATCTTTTGGTGACGGATGTATTGAAGGCATTGCAAGATTTGGCTCTTTTTCACCGAAAGAAATTACAAATACCTGTCATTGGCGTGACCGGAACCAATGGCAAAACGACGACCAAAGAACTGCTTTATGCGACATTATCCCAGCGATTCAGGACTTATGCAACAAAAGGGAATCTAAATAATCACATTGGTGTGCCCTTGACAATCTTGTCCATTGATAACACGATTGAGGTAGCGATAATTGAAATGGGAGCGAATCACTTGGGAGAGATTGCCTTTCTATGTGATATCGCATTGCCAGATTATGGCCTGATTTCTAACGTTGGCAAAGCACATTTGGAGGGATTTGGTTCCTTTGAAGGAGTCATGGCAACCAAGGGTGAGCTTTATGATTTTCTTCAGGATCATGGGGGTGTAGTATTCTTGCAGGGAGATAATCCGTATTTGAAAACAATGGCGGCTGCACGATCTATCAAAACAATTGTCACTTATGGTTTCAGTGACACCAATGATGTTATTGGACGATTGGTCAAAGCGGACCCCTTGTTGCAAATTGAATGGTGTGAGCATACGACCGAGAATAAATACATTGTCAGCACACAGCTGACGGGCTCCTATAATACTGAAAACTTTTTGGCAGCAATTGCTGTAGCTAGATATTTCAATGTATCTCCAGTGCAGATCAACAAGGGAATAGAGCACTATGTTCCTAAGAATAATAGGTCGCAGATTACCAAGACGGGGCACAATACTGTAATCGCTGATTACTATAATGCCAACGCCAGTAGCATGGCTGCGGCATTGGATAATATAGAGGTAATAGACGCTCCTCGAAAAGTCATTATTTTGGGCGATATGTTCGAGATGGGGGGGGAGTCAGATGCTGAACACGAAAAAGTGGTGCAACGAGCAAAAGCGATTGGAGTCGAGCGACTGATATTTGTGGGAAAGGCATTTAAAAAGCAAGAGTATTTGGAGGCCGAGTTCTATGAAACGACGGCTGAGGCTAAACAGGCCTTGCAGGATCGACCCATTATTAATGGGACCATTCTTCTAAAGGGGTCGAGAGGGATGGCCTTCGAGAACCTGATGGAAATATTATAAGCAAAAAGGGAGTCGACTTGCTGACTCCCTTTTTGTTTCCTTACCCCGCTCGTCTCAACTCATCATCATTGGCGTTGGAGCGGTTTATTTCTCGTTTCTTTCCCTTTTTAAAATTGTAGCGCAAGGTCATACTGATTTGTTGGCTATTGGAGTATTTATATCGTGAGCGACGGATATTGTTGACGTAAGCATCATATTGAAATGCACCAGACTTGAAAAGGTCGTTCCCATTGAGCGATATCTGTAAGGTATCTTTAACGGCTTGGTAGGTAATCCCAGCGTGTTGCACAAATCGACGCTTGGTCTCCAATACACTTGCATTACTAGGCGAGCTATAGGAAGAATTTAAAGATAAAATCAATTTATTATTAGGGAGGATTTGGATTTGACTGTGGATCCCGGAGTTAACCTGGATGCCGCTAGTATCATCAATAAGGGCTAAATTCGACCCTCTTCTACTTGCTGAAAGCGAGATTTCGGGGGATAATTTCCATCTGTCCCATAAGTTGAAGTTTGTGCCAGCATATATGCTCACGATATCCTGATGCACAAAATTGTCCACTCGACTTTCTCGATGTCCCGTCGCGGTATCAATCTTCATGTATTCAGCGTAGATATCGCGTGCCGTGTAATAGTTGGCGTAGAAGGTCCATTTTTGCTTAAAAATATAGGTGAAAGTCAAATCATGATTGAAATAGGGCTGGAGTGAGGGGTTGCCATGGGAGTACTCGTATGCATTGGTATACCACGCGAAAGGGTTGACCCAAGAAAACTCTGGACGTTGGATTTTTTTTCCATAAGACAAATTGAGTGTATTGTTATCATCCTTGTTGAAGGACGCACTGATGGATGGGAAAAGTTGGGTATAGCTTTTCTTGGTGATGAGCGTATTCGTGAGACTATTGCCTTCGGTTTGTGTACTTTCTAGGCGAACTCCGCCTCGGAAGTCCCATTTTCCCACAGCTTTATTTCCCTGTAGATACACGGCTTGTATCTGTTCTTTGTACTGAAAGTTGTCAAATTTCTCTTCGTTGCGATTCCAAACATTGTTTAAAAGCTGGAAAAAAGAGGTTTCATTTTTGTTCTTATTGAAGATGATTTTTCCACCTACAACGATATTTAACCATTTATTCGGCATGTCCATTGCCAAATTAGCAGTTTTAATTGTTAGATTTTGATTATTGCCCGAGTAAAAGCGTTGTGCGGTGGAGGGTGCGGTTGCACCCAAGGTCATATTACTGAAATCTTGTTGTCTATCAAATTGGGTGGATACCTGTGCAAAATCAAAGGTCAACTTGTTATTACTTTTTCCAAACGTGTGCACATAGTTGAGATTAGAAGAAAGGTGACGATAATCTTGAGGGTTGGTCCCGGTAGTCAAGAGTGTAGAGTCCAGAGCATGCTGTAGGTTGTAGATGAAGGATTGATTATACTCTGAGGCGGTTGACGGACCTTTGTAATAGGAGAACGAGACATTTAGTGCATTATTGGAATCAGGAACATACTCTAAACCGCCAGTTGCCGAGAGGCTCTTCTCGTGGGTGATTTGTTCATTTTTGTCTTGCCATAGTCCAGATGAATAAAAAATATCATTTGTGCCATAGGTCCAATTTTTACCTTTTGCCAATCCGAAGGATCCCCACGTCTGCCATTTGCCAGCAAGCATGTTGAAATTTCCGCCAATTGCAGTGTTGGCATATTTGGACTTGGATTGCGTGACATGAGTTGAGGCGTTGATTCCTTTTTCCTTTAACTCTTTAAGTACAATATTGATGACTCCTCCTCTTGTGTCGGCATCATACTCAGCACCAGGGCTGTGGATGATTTCGAGTTTTTCGAGTGTATTTGCCGATAGGGAAGCGAGGTATGACGTAAGCTGCGCTCCGCTCATGTGAATTTTGCGGCCATTAATCCGAATTTCTGTTCCACTTTTCCCTAAAAGGTTGATTGCTTCTTCTTGCATTTGTACGGTTGGAGCGATCTTCATGATTTCCAAAATCGAACCCGTCTCTACGGTGTTAGGCATGAACTCCAGTTTCCCATTTTTAAAAGCGACCGTTGGTTTATACTTTCGAATCTCGACCTCTTCGAGTTCCTTTGACTGCCCGTCTTTCTCCAATACGATGGTCCCTAGCTCAACATTTGTATCACTCTTGACAACTGTTTCATATAATTTTTCATTTAGAAAAGTAATTGATAAACGGTATTCCCCTTTGGCTACAGATAGGTCAAACCTCCCTTTATCATCGGATGATGAAGCCGTCACTAGTTCATTGGGGCTTGTTGTTTTGGAGAGCATAATCACGGCAGATGCCAGTGGTGTGTGCTGATGGGTGTGAATGGTTCCGTAAATCTTTATTTGAGCTCCACAATAAGGCATTATACAGAGCGATAAAACGATAAAGACAAATTGCTTGTAAGAAATTTGCATGCTGAAGTCATGTTAGGTTGTCTATTTCTGTTAAAACTACAAGATTGTTATCCTTTTAATTGTTAAGGGAACGTTAAAAACCGTTAAAAGCAAAAAGGCGTGAGGAAATGTCCTCACGCCTTCATGTTTTGTCTATCAAAAATAACTTATTCGGTTACATCCAGATTCAATTGTTTTTCTTTATTGATGAGATTGGCTATACTGGTATCGTTTAAGATTTGTAGCATCGCATTGCGAACATCAATGAAAGTATCGCGAATTCCGCAGGCGTGTTCCTCGGTACACTCATCACAAGAGCGATAAAAGTTAAGGCTCACACAAGGGAGCAGTGCGATTGGCCCATCAATGAGGCGCATTACCTGCGAAAGATAGACGTCCTCTGGAGATTTATTGAGACTATATCCGCCACCGGCTCCTTTTTTGCTGTATAGGATGCCAGCATTGCGCATTTCTAATAAAATTTGCTCCAAGAATTTCTTTGGAATATTCTCTTCATCAGCAATTTTTACAATTTGCATCGGCTCTTTTCCGTAGTTGCGACCCAACACCATCAGTGCCTTTATTGCGTATTTTGTTTTCTTAGAAAGCATATATTAACTCCATTAATAAACCTCAAAAATAAGCAAATTAATTTCGATTTCTCTCATATTGACATTATTGACCCAAAACTTCGACAATTGGCTTGCCAATATTTCCATTTGGTTCAGTAATGTGTAGCAAAGAAGCAATCGTAGGTGCGATATCTGTGATGTGCACCACCTTGTTAGATGCTCCTGGCTTGATTCCCCAACCCATGAAGACTAATGGGATGTGGGAGTCGTATGGTGACCACGTACCGTGGGTAGTACCTGTAGATCGAGGTGTGCCTCCATACCATTGTGGCTCTAACACAATCTGTATTGGCCCGCTTCTCTTAGCATTGTATCCGTTGATGATACGCTCTCGTAAGGGTTGCGGTATAGCCATATTGTCTCCATTTTCTACATCAACAACATAGGCTATTCCTTCTTCTTTCTTCAATACTTTTATGATTTCGTCTTTTATCTTTCTTTCTTCTAGATTGGATTTTTCAATCAAGGAATAATTGAGGTGTACTTGATAATTTTCCAAGCTACGGACCAACTTGCTGACACCAAATTTATCTGACAGTGCTTGGTCTAGGTCTTTCATCACCTGACGCTCAAAGAAATAACCGCCATTGCCTTTCATATCCATGAAGTACCTAGAGTTGTATGATGCTCCGTGATCGGCTGTTAGGAACAATGTATAATTGCCCGTACCCACACTTTTGTCAAGGTAAGCAAAGAAATCTGCCAATTGTTGATCTAGGCGTAGATAGATGTCTTCGATCTCCACCGAGGTCAATGAGTAGCGGTGACCGACATAATCTGTTGCAGATAAACTGACGCAAAGGAAATCCGTATTTTTGGTCGGATTATTACCCATGTGCTCGTTATCAATGGCAGCTTTAGCCAGATCCAAGGTAAGTTGATTCCCGAAAGGTGTCGTCTTGATTAGCTCATACCCTTCGTCTTTCATTAGTTTGGACGTCAAATGCGGAAAAGCAGGTTTATCTTCTCCAGCCCATTTGCCTTCGTACACATTATCATCTGCTATACTGGAGGTATAAGTGGATATGTCATACAATGTATTCCAGTCTTGCTTTAGATATTTATCCGCTAATTTCTTTTTGTTGAAATCGTCTACCCATTTCGGTAATTGGTCCATATAGAAATTGCTCGTAATCCAATTGCCTGACTTGCTTTCAAACCAATAGGCAGCATTGGCAAAGTGTCCTGCGGGGAGTATACCTCCGCGGTCTTTCAATGCGATACCAATGACCTTTGACTTGAAGTTGGAAGCTAGGCGAAGCTGATCTGTAATCGTTGACGTCAATAGGTTGCGAGGAGACTGTTTTCCTTCTTTCGCTGTAGTACCCACACCCCTTACACTTGTGTCTTGCGTACAATACATCGGCTCACCGCTTTGCTCCATTATCCAATCGTTACCCGCGATTCCATGGATAGACGGCACACTACCCGTGTAGACGGAGCTGTGGCCAATAGCGGTGTACGTTGGGATATAATTTATGTAGGTATTCTGGCAGGTAAAGCCATCTTTTAACAGTCGTTTAAATCCCTCATTTCCATAGCGTTCGGCAAATCGATAAAGATAGTCCCATCTCATTTGGTCTACCATCAATCCGACGACCAATTTGGGACGCTCGGGTTGATTTTGCGCTTTTGCAGTTAGTCCCAACACTCCAATTGCGGCTAAGAAAAAAAGTCTTTTTAGCTTCATAATGTTATATTTATTTTTATTTCAAATGGTTCTTTAAATATTGTCCAGTGTAGGATTCGGCACATTTGGCCAAGTCATCCGGGGTACCCGCAAAAACGAGTTGACCGCCATTGTTACCTCCTTCCGGACCGATATCGATTACCCAGTCTGCACACTTGATCATATCCATGTTGTGCTCTATTACAAGGATGCTATTGCCCAGGGCAATTAGTGCGTCAAATGACTTGAGAAGCTTTTTGATATCGTTAAAGTGAAGGCCCGTCGTCGGTTCGTCAAAGATAAAAAGGGTCTTCTTGCTATTGTTACCCTTGATGAGGAATGATGCGAGTTTGATACGTTGCGCTTCACCACCGGATAGCGTACTAGAAGATTGGCCTAGTTTCACGTACCCAAGCCCTACGTCTTGAAGCGGTTGCAATCTAGCTGCAATCTTGTGCTGATCGGCAAAGAATAGGAGTGCTTCTTCGATGCTGAGATCTAGCACGTCCGATACGTTCTTTTCTTTATACTGGACATCGAGCACATGTGACTTAAAACGTTTCCCTCCACACGCTTCACAGGGCAGTACAATGTCGGCCATAAACTGCATCTCGATTTTTACTTCTCCCTCTCCTTGACACACGTCGCAGCGTCCACCCTCTACGTTGAATGAAAACGCGGCAGGTTTAAGGCCATTGGCTTTAGCAGCAGGTAAGTTAGCATACAGTGCCCTGACCTCATCCCAGGCTTTGACATAGGTCACCGGATTAGATCTGGAGGAGCGACCAATTGGATTTTGGTCGACCATTTCTACTTGTTCTATCTTGGAGATATCTCCCTCTATACCATCAAAGATCCCAGTTTGTTCACCAGAATAGTTCCCAATCACCTTTTGTACAGCCGGATAGAGTATTCTTTTGACAAGCGATGTTTTTCCCGAGCCAGAAACGCCCGATACAACCGTGAATACATTTAAAGGAAATGCTACATCGACCCCCTTCAGGTTATTCTCACGTGCACCGTTGATTTTGATACTATCGTGCCATTTGCGACGTTGCTGTGGAATGGCAATAGATTGTCTTCCACTTAAATATTCTCCAGTAAGACTTTTTTTGTTTTTTAATATCTGTTCATAGGTGCCCGCAAAAACAAGTTCACCTCCATTGATGCCCGCCTCAGGACCAATATCGATAAGATAGTCTGCTGCTTCCATCATCTCCTGCTCATGCTCTACTACAATCACAGTATTGCCCACATCCCTTAGGGACTTGAGTACACTGATCAGTCGTTGGGTATCCCTTGGATGTAGACCAATGGAGGGCTCATCCAAAACATAGATAGACCCCACTAGAGAGCTTCCCAGTGAAGTCGCAAGATTGATTCGCTGTGACTCCCCTCCCGACAGGGTATTGGAGAGACGATTCAGCGTTAAATAGCTCAACCCTACATCACAGAGAAACTGCAATCTATTTGTAATTTCTGCAAGCAATCGCTTTGCAATAATTTGTTCATTTTTGGTAAGCGATAGTCCTTGAAAGAATGTTAGGGCTTGATCCAAGGGGAGAAGTACGAGATCCGTAATGGATGTGTCAGCGACCTTTACATAAGTAGCATCTTTGCGAAGACGGGACCCTTTGCATTCTGGACAGTCAGTCTTCCCTCTATAGCGTGAGAGCATCACACGATACTGGATCTTATAGGTTTGCTCCTCTAGCTCTTGGAAGAACTCATTTAGGCCCTTGAAATAGCTGTTGCCCGCCCAGATCAATTCTTGTTGCTGAGGCGTCAAGTCGCCATATGCGCGGTGGATTGGAAAATCAAATTTAATAGCTGATTTAACCAGAACTTGTAACCATTCTCCCATTTTCTCCCCGCGCCATGGTGCGATAGCCCCATCATATATAGATCTGCTCTTATCAGGAATAACCAAGTCGGGGTCAATTCCGATTACTTTGCCGTATCCTTCACATCTACGACAGGCGCCATATGGATTGTTAAAACTGAAGAAATTAGCGGTAGGTTCTTCAAAGGTAATGCCGTCTAATTCGAATTTATCTGAAAATACGTGATTATCACCCTCGATATCGACTGTGCAGGTGCCTTTTCCCTCGAAAAATGCAGTCTGTATGGAATCGGCCAATCTGCTGATGGTCTCCTCTTCGCCATCGAGTTTCAAGCGGTCAATAACGATTTGGACTTCATCTTCTTTGAACGATTTATTGGAGACGGATTTGTCTTCGATAAGTTGTTCTATTTTTTGCATCTGCTCTTTATATCTGACCCTTACAAATCCTTTCTGAAGAAGAAGAGATAGCTCTTCTTTTAGTTTTCTATTATTTATAGGGATTAATGGACAGAAGATCGTGAGTGTAGTTCCTTCTGGATAAGTGGATATTTCGTCGACGACACTGCTCACGGTATCTTTGGTTACCTCTCTTCCAGAAATAGGAGAGAAAGTTTTTCCTATTCGAGCAAAAAGAAGTTTGAGGTAGTCATATATCTCGGTAGAGGTACCTACTGTTGATCTTGGATTGCTCGTGATAACACGTTGCTCGATTGCAATAGCGGGCGCAATTCCCTTGATGTAGTCTACTTCTGGTTTATTCATTCGCCCCATAAACTGTCGGGCATATGAAGACAAGCTCTCCACATATCGACGTTGTCCCTCGGCATATAAGGTATCAAAAGCTAAAGAAGACTTCCCGGATCCAGACATGCCGGTAATAACAATTAGCTTGTTTTTAGGAATACTCACGTCAATATTCTTCAAATTATTGACACGGGCACCTTTAATAAGTATGTGGGTTTTAGGATTGTTTTTTTCGATGTCTTGCATGCGGTGGTGACTTATCTTGCTGTTATTCAATCTGCTTCGTGAATAACAGCTGAACAAATTTAAGGAATAAAACTATTTAATGGGGTTTCTGATGGAGGAAAGTAAGTTGACAACAATATCTTTACATAAGCGTACGTATCAGTATAATCATTCTTCTTCTGTATCTTGCTCTTGAGGAGGCTCGAGATTGGCCAGTAACTTGGCGACTTCTCCTTCGGTTGCTGTCAATTTAGCTCGACAGATTTCGATAAGGTTAGCCGCTCTTTTTATTTTGTCGGATAGCTCGTCGATGTTAGTCGTTCCGGATTCGATATCTTGGACGATTAGTTGTAATTCGTTATAAGCTTCAGTATAGCTATAGTTCAGTTCCATGTTGTTGTTGTTTAATATCTACTACTGTACTCTCTATCATACCTTGGTCAAGCATCGTCTGAATGGTGTCTCCAGATTGGATGTCTGAGATGGAAGTAACAAGTTTTCCATTGACCTTAGTAATCGAAAATCCTCGCTTTAGGAGTTGAAATGGATCTGCCAGTCTCAATACACGGGCCGTATGGTCGAGTGAATTTTGTTGCTCCTTGAAACTTTGCTGAACCGTAATCAGAAGACTCCTCTCCAAGCCATTTACATCATTTTTGGCCTTTTGAATGGCATGTTGAGCGTTCCATTTGATCTCCGAAGCATGTTTGGAAAGCTTTTGGCGATGTTGCTCAAATAGCTGAGTGCTTCTATTTTGTATACTTCCGATAGCCTTGTCCAATGGAATGGCAAAGTTATGAAATTTTTGAATCAAAAAATCTGCAAGCTCACTCGGCGTAATGGCACTTTTATAGGCAACCATCTCCGTTACTGTCATATTGGTAGAATGACCGATGCCTGTTAAGATGGGCTTTGGAAATAAGGATACTGCCTTTGCCAATAGGTAATTGTTATAGCTGGAGAGGCCAACTTCTCCACCACCACCTCTAATGATGGCCACAACATCATATTCCTCGATATGCTCAGCGATAATACCGAGCTGCCGGATGATGGAGGGAATAGATTTGTCACCCTGCAACAAAGCCGGGTATAGGGTACATTCGAATCTATATCCCCACGGATTGTGATTGATGATGTTGTAAAAATCCGACAGGCCTTTGCTTGTCTCTACCGAGATAATCGCCAATCGTTTGGGGACCAGTGGAAAGGGACGTGCCTTGTTCGCGTCATATATCCCTTCGTCTTTTAATTTTCGAATACTTTCCAATTTCTCTTTTTCGAGTTCTCCCAAAGTAAATGTAGGGTCGATATCTACGATTTTGAGACTGAGCCCATACATAGGGTCAAAGGAAATTGCTGCTTGAAAGAGCATCGTAATCCCTTCACGAAGGGGTTCTTGTACTGTTTTAAGGAAATTTGTATTGATGCGATTGTAATCGGCCTTCCAGAGTATTGATCTAATTTCCGCTACTATTTTGCCATCCTTTTTCTCGACGAGTTCTGGGTAACAATGCCCAGAATGTGAATAGTGATTGAGCTTATTCATTTCTGCTTTAATCCAATACAGACTCTTATAACGATCGGCTATAGTCTTTTGGATACTACGGGTCACTTCCAGTAGCGAGAAGATGTGTTTGTTATCGATTAATTCCGGCATTTACCCAAACTTAGACAAAATTTTTTAATGCTAGCGAGTCTTACTCATTTCGAAATAATGATAAATGTGTGCATTATTTTGCGTATTTGACACAAAGATTTACATGAAAAAGAAAAATATATTGATTACTTTTATAGCTATAAACCCTAAATACAGCACAAGCATGAATATCCGACCTTTAAGATTATTGATGGCAGCATGCAGTATGTTGACAATACTACATGCGCATGGGCAATATAAGCAAGCATTTGTGAACAATACCGTACTACTCAATAATCAACAAGATATAGTACCTCTTGGTAAACTGGATGACTATCAGTTTGTATTTCTCACTGCCGATTTGGGCAAGATGGGCGACTTTGTGTCGCAGGCACGACGATATGCGGATTTTGAAGTGAAAAATCTAGACAGGGTAGATGAAAGTGCCAAGTACGCGAATACAGTTGTTGTAGCTTTGACCGAGGCTGATTTGACCGACCCCTTGATTCATCAATTGATGCAGGTCCGTAAAAACAATAAAAAGGTAATCTTGGTCTTATTCGGAAATGGGCAAGGGCTGTCCAAGCTAAATAATTTTGGGTCTCCTATTATTTTTGGAGAACATACAGATACGCAATCGCAAAAAAACGCAGCTATGACCCTATTCGGAGGACTTGCAAGCACAGCCAAACTGGAGAAGAACTATAGCTTCTACTATGCTAAAGGGGCGGGGTATAATACCAATCAAACAAGGCTTCAATACGCTGGTGGGCAAGGGAGTTCGCTTAACATCAATAAAATGTCTAAAAAGATAGATGCCATTGCTGCCGAAGCCATAGCCGGAATGGCTACTCCCGGAGCAGTGGTGATGGTCGTCAAGGATGGGCAGGTAATCTTAGAGAAGGGATATGGATATCATACTTATACGCGTGAACAGCCCACTGAGATTGGAAATATTTTTGACCTAGCTTCTATCAGTAAGATAGCGGGGACTACTCCTGTCATCATGAGACTGACTGAAGAGCATATTATTGATTTGGACAGTACTATTGGTCACTACCTATATCAAGCACAGCAGACCGACAAAAAAGATATCCCATTGCGTAGTGTGATGCTTCATGAAGC encodes:
- the uvrA gene encoding excinuclease ABC subunit UvrA is translated as MQDIEKNNPKTHILIKGARVNNLKNIDVSIPKNKLIVITGMSGSGKSSLAFDTLYAEGQRRYVESLSSYARQFMGRMNKPEVDYIKGIAPAIAIEQRVITSNPRSTVGTSTEIYDYLKLLFARIGKTFSPISGREVTKDTVSSVVDEISTYPEGTTLTIFCPLIPINNRKLKEELSLLLQKGFVRVRYKEQMQKIEQLIEDKSVSNKSFKEDEVQIVIDRLKLDGEEETISRLADSIQTAFFEGKGTCTVDIEGDNHVFSDKFELDGITFEEPTANFFSFNNPYGACRRCEGYGKVIGIDPDLVIPDKSRSIYDGAIAPWRGEKMGEWLQVLVKSAIKFDFPIHRAYGDLTPQQQELIWAGNSYFKGLNEFFQELEEQTYKIQYRVMLSRYRGKTDCPECKGSRLRKDATYVKVADTSITDLVLLPLDQALTFFQGLSLTKNEQIIAKRLLAEITNRLQFLCDVGLSYLTLNRLSNTLSGGESQRINLATSLGSSLVGSIYVLDEPSIGLHPRDTQRLISVLKSLRDVGNTVIVVEHEQEMMEAADYLIDIGPEAGINGGELVFAGTYEQILKNKKSLTGEYLSGRQSIAIPQQRRKWHDSIKINGARENNLKGVDVAFPLNVFTVVSGVSGSGKTSLVKRILYPAVQKVIGNYSGEQTGIFDGIEGDISKIEQVEMVDQNPIGRSSRSNPVTYVKAWDEVRALYANLPAAKANGLKPAAFSFNVEGGRCDVCQGEGEVKIEMQFMADIVLPCEACGGKRFKSHVLDVQYKEKNVSDVLDLSIEEALLFFADQHKIAARLQPLQDVGLGYVKLGQSSSTLSGGEAQRIKLASFLIKGNNSKKTLFIFDEPTTGLHFNDIKKLLKSFDALIALGNSILVIEHNMDMIKCADWVIDIGPEGGNNGGQLVFAGTPDDLAKCAESYTGQYLKNHLK
- a CDS encoding UDP-N-acetylmuramoyl-tripeptide--D-alanyl-D-alanine ligase; translation: MNTETLYDLYLKHPYVSTDTRNILPGGIFFALRGANFNGNTFADQALAGGASYVVIDDAAFAKDERYLLVTDVLKALQDLALFHRKKLQIPVIGVTGTNGKTTTKELLYATLSQRFRTYATKGNLNNHIGVPLTILSIDNTIEVAIIEMGANHLGEIAFLCDIALPDYGLISNVGKAHLEGFGSFEGVMATKGELYDFLQDHGGVVFLQGDNPYLKTMAAARSIKTIVTYGFSDTNDVIGRLVKADPLLQIEWCEHTTENKYIVSTQLTGSYNTENFLAAIAVARYFNVSPVQINKGIEHYVPKNNRSQITKTGHNTVIADYYNANASSMAAALDNIEVIDAPRKVIILGDMFEMGGESDAEHEKVVQRAKAIGVERLIFVGKAFKKQEYLEAEFYETTAEAKQALQDRPIINGTILLKGSRGMAFENLMEIL
- the xseA gene encoding exodeoxyribonuclease VII large subunit, which codes for MPELIDNKHIFSLLEVTRSIQKTIADRYKSLYWIKAEMNKLNHYSHSGHCYPELVEKKDGKIVAEIRSILWKADYNRINTNFLKTVQEPLREGITMLFQAAISFDPMYGLSLKIVDIDPTFTLGELEKEKLESIRKLKDEGIYDANKARPFPLVPKRLAIISVETSKGLSDFYNIINHNPWGYRFECTLYPALLQGDKSIPSIIRQLGIIAEHIEEYDVVAIIRGGGGEVGLSSYNNYLLAKAVSLFPKPILTGIGHSTNMTVTEMVAYKSAITPSELADFLIQKFHNFAIPLDKAIGSIQNRSTQLFEQHRQKLSKHASEIKWNAQHAIQKAKNDVNGLERSLLITVQQSFKEQQNSLDHTARVLRLADPFQLLKRGFSITKVNGKLVTSISDIQSGDTIQTMLDQGMIESTVVDIKQQQHGTEL
- a CDS encoding RrF2 family transcriptional regulator, whose translation is MLSKKTKYAIKALMVLGRNYGKEPMQIVKIADEENIPKKFLEQILLEMRNAGILYSKKGAGGGYSLNKSPEDVYLSQVMRLIDGPIALLPCVSLNFYRSCDECTEEHACGIRDTFIDVRNAMLQILNDTSIANLINKEKQLNLDVTE
- the pafA gene encoding alkaline phosphatase PafA, with the translated sequence MKLKRLFFLAAIGVLGLTAKAQNQPERPKLVVGLMVDQMRWDYLYRFAERYGNEGFKRLLKDGFTCQNTYINYIPTYTAIGHSSVYTGSVPSIHGIAGNDWIMEQSGEPMYCTQDTSVRGVGTTAKEGKQSPRNLLTSTITDQLRLASNFKSKVIGIALKDRGGILPAGHFANAAYWFESKSGNWITSNFYMDQLPKWVDDFNKKKLADKYLKQDWNTLYDISTYTSSIADDNVYEGKWAGEDKPAFPHLTSKLMKDEGYELIKTTPFGNQLTLDLAKAAIDNEHMGNNPTKNTDFLCVSLSATDYVGHRYSLTSVEIEDIYLRLDQQLADFFAYLDKSVGTGNYTLFLTADHGASYNSRYFMDMKGNGGYFFERQVMKDLDQALSDKFGVSKLVRSLENYQVHLNYSLIEKSNLEERKIKDEIIKVLKKEEGIAYVVDVENGDNMAIPQPLRERIINGYNAKRSGPIQIVLEPQWYGGTPRSTGTTHGTWSPYDSHIPLVFMGWGIKPGASNKVVHITDIAPTIASLLHITEPNGNIGKPIVEVLGQ
- a CDS encoding TonB-dependent receptor domain-containing protein, which translates into the protein MQISYKQFVFIVLSLCIMPYCGAQIKIYGTIHTHQHTPLASAVIMLSKTTSPNELVTASSSDDKGRFDLSVAKGEYRLSITFLNEKLYETVVKSDTNVELGTIVLEKDGQSKELEEVEIRKYKPTVAFKNGKLEFMPNTVETGSILEIMKIAPTVQMQEEAINLLGKSGTEIRINGRKIHMSGAQLTSYLASLSANTLEKLEIIHSPGAEYDADTRGGVINIVLKELKEKGINASTHVTQSKSKYANTAIGGNFNMLAGKWQTWGSFGLAKGKNWTYGTNDIFYSSGLWQDKNEQITHEKSLSATGGLEYVPDSNNALNVSFSYYKGPSTASEYNQSFIYNLQHALDSTLLTTGTNPQDYRHLSSNLNYVHTFGKSNNKLTFDFAQVSTQFDRQQDFSNMTLGATAPSTAQRFYSGNNQNLTIKTANLAMDMPNKWLNIVVGGKIIFNKNKNETSFFQLLNNVWNRNEEKFDNFQYKEQIQAVYLQGNKAVGKWDFRGGVRLESTQTEGNSLTNTLITKKSYTQLFPSISASFNKDDNNTLNLSYGKKIQRPEFSWVNPFAWYTNAYEYSHGNPSLQPYFNHDLTFTYIFKQKWTFYANYYTARDIYAEYMKIDTATGHRESRVDNFVHQDIVSIYAGTNFNLWDRWKLSPEISLSASRRGSNLALIDDTSGIQVNSGIHSQIQILPNNKLILSLNSSYSSPSNASVLETKRRFVQHAGITYQAVKDTLQISLNGNDLFKSGAFQYDAYVNNIRRSRYKYSNSQQISMTLRYNFKKGKKREINRSNANDDELRRAG
- the xseB gene encoding exodeoxyribonuclease VII small subunit, with the protein product MELNYSYTEAYNELQLIVQDIESGTTNIDELSDKIKRAANLIEICRAKLTATEGEVAKLLANLEPPQEQDTEEE